A window of the Xenopus laevis strain J_2021 chromosome 9_10L, Xenopus_laevis_v10.1, whole genome shotgun sequence genome harbors these coding sequences:
- the trim72.L gene encoding tripartite motif-containing protein 72, which yields MSTPQLMQGMQKDLTCQLCLELFRAPVTPECGHTFCQGCLTGVPKNQDQNGSTPCPTCQSPSRPETLQINRQLEHLVQSFKQVPQGHCLEHMDPLSVYCEQDKELICGVCASLGKHKGHNIITASEAFAKLKRQLPQQQVILQEARLKKEKTVAVLDRQVAEVQDTVSRFKGNVKHQLNAMRSYLNIMEASLGKEADKAESAATEALLVERKTMGHYLDQLRQMEGVLKDVEGQEQTEFLRKYCVVAARLNKILSESPPPGRLDIQLPIISDEFKFQVWRKMFRALMPALENMTFDPDTAQQYLVVSSEGKSVECADQKQSVSDEPNRFDKSNCLVSKQSFTEGEHYWEVIVEDKPRWALGIISETANRKGKLHATPSNGFWIIGCKEGKVYEAHTEQKEPRVLRVEGRPEKIGVYLSFSDGVVSFFDSSDEDNLKLLYTFNERFSGRLHPFFDVCWHDKGKNSQPLKIFYPPAEQL from the exons ATGTCGACTCCGCAACTGATGCAAGGAATGCAGAAGGACCTCACGTGTCAGCTGTGTCTTGAGCTGTTCCGAGCCCCTGTCACACCTGAGTGTGGTCACACCTTCTGCCAGGGCTGCTTGACTGGAGTTCCGAAGAACCAAGACCAAAATGGATCAACACCATGTCCAACTTGCCAGAGCCCCTCTCGCCCAGAGACCCTTCAGATCAACCGTCAACTGGAACACCTTGTCCAAAGCTTTAAGCAGGTCCCACAAGGCCACTGTCTGGAGCACATGGACCCCCTGAGTGTCTACTGTGAGCAAGACAAGGAGCTTATCTGCGGGGTGTGCGCCTCACTCGGCAAGCACAAGGGCCACAATATTATCACAGCTTCTGAGGCCTTTGCCAAGCTGAAG AGGCAGCTTCCCCAGCAACAAGTTATCTTGCAGGAGGCACGACTAAAGAAAGAGAAGACGGTGGCTGTGTTAGACAGACAGGTGGCTGAAGTACAG GACACAGTGTCTCGCTTTAAGGGCAATGTGAAGCATCAGCTCAATGCCATGCGCTCCTACCTGAACATAATGGAAGCCTCACTTGGCAAGGAAGCTGACAAAGCTGAAAGTGCGGCCACAGAAGCTCTGCTTGTAGAAAGGAAGACTATGGGCCATTACCTGGATCAGCTCCGGCAGATGGAAGGAGTTCTGAAGGATGTGGAAGGCCAGGAGCAAACTGAATTCCTCAGG aAATACTGTGTGGTGGCAGCAAG GTTGAACAAGATTTTATCTGAATCCCCTCCTCCTGGTCGTCTGGACATCCAGCTTCCCATCATCTCAGATGAGTTTAAATTCCAAGTATGGAGGAAAATGTTTAGAGCCCTGATGCCAG CACTGGAGAACATGACATTTGACCCAGACACAGCCCAGCAGTACTTGGTGGTTTCCTCAGAAGGCAAATCTGTAGAGTGCGCGGACCAAAAGCAATCGGTGTCCGATGAACCCAACCGCTTCGACAAAAGCAACTGCCTAGTGAGCAAACAGAGCTTCACAGAAGGGGAGCACTACTGGGAGGTCATAGTAGAGGACAAGCCACGTTGGGCATTGGGTATCATCTCTGAGACTGCCAACCGTAAGGGCAAGCTTCACGCCACTCCTTCCAATGGCTTCTGGATCATTGGCTGTAAGGAGGGGAAAGTATATGAGGCCCATACAGAACAGAAGGAGCCACGTGTCCTGCGTGTAGAAGGCCGCCCAGAAAAGATAGGAGTCTATCTCAGCTTCTCAGATGGGGTGGTGTCCTTCTTTGATTCAAGCGATGAAGACAACCTCAAGCTC